One genomic window of Punica granatum isolate Tunisia-2019 chromosome 1, ASM765513v2, whole genome shotgun sequence includes the following:
- the LOC116200784 gene encoding 2,3-bisphosphoglycerate-independent phosphoglycerate mutase, with product MGSSGFSWKLADHPKLPKGKTVAVVVLDGWGEAKPDQYNCIHIAETPVMDSLKKGATEKWRLVRAHGTAVGLPTEDDMGNSEVGHNALGAGRIFAQGAKLVDLALASGKIFDGEGFNYVKECFALGTLHLIGLLSDGGVHSRLDQLQLLLKGASERGAKRIRLHVLTDGRDVLDGSSVGFVETIEKDLAELRSKGIDAQIASGGGRMYVTMDRYENDWNVIKRGWDAQVLGEAPHKFKSAVEAVKTLRAAGANDQYLPPFVIVDDSGKAVGPIVDGDGVVTFNFRADRMVMIAKSLEYADFDKFDRVRVPKIRYAGLLQYDGELKLPTHYLVSPPEIDRTSGEYLVHNGVRTFACSETVKFGHVTFFWNGNRSGYFNPEMEEYVEIPSDVGITFNVQPKMKAVEIAEKARDAILSRKFDQVRVNLPNSDMVGHTGDIEATIVACKAADEAVKIILDAIEQVGGIYVVTADHGNAEDMVKRNKSGQPLLDKSGNIQILTSHTLEPVPIAIGGPGLGPGVRFRSDVPNGGLANVAATVMNLHGFEAPSDYEPTLIEVVDN from the exons atggggaGCTCGGGGTTCTCATGGAAGCTGGCGGACCACCCGaagctgcccaagggcaagaCGGTGGCGGTGGTGGTGTTGGACGGCTGGGGTGAGGCCAAGCCCGATCAGTACAACTGCATCCACATTGCTGAGACCCCCGTCATGGACTCCCTCAAGAAG GGTGCAACTGAGAAGTGGAGGCTTGTGAGAGCTCACGGAACTGCTGTGGGCCTCCCCACTGAGGATGACATGGGTAACAGCGAGGTCGGTCACAACGCTCTTGGTGCTGGGCGTATTTTTGCTCAGGG TGCAAAGCTTGTTGACCTTGCTCTTGCTTCCGGTAAAATTTTTGATGGAGAAGGTTTCAACTATGTTAAGGAATGTTTTGCTTTGGGCACACTTCATTTGATTGGGTTATTGAGTGATGGTGGAGTCCACTCCAGGCTTGATCAGTTGCAG TTGCTGCTGAAAGGTGCTAGCGAGCGTGGTGCCAAGAGGATCCGTCTTCATGTCCTCACTGATGGGCGTGACGTGTTGGATGGTTCAAGTGTGGGTTTTGTGGAAACCATTGAGAAAGACCTTGCAGAACTACGATCCAAGGGTATTGATGCACAGATCGCTTCTGGTGGTGGTCGCATGTATGTTACCATGGACAGATATGAG AATGATTGGAATGTTATCAAGCGGGGTTGGGATGCCCAAGTTCTTGGTGAGGCCCCTCATAAGTTTAAAAGTGCTGTTGAAGCAGTGAAGACATTAAGAGCAGCTGGTGCCAATGACCAATATCTGCCACCTTTTGTCATTGTTGATGACAGCGGAAAGGCTGTTGGACCAATTGTCGATGGCGATGGTGTTGTTACCTTcaacttccgggcagatcgcaTGGTTATGATTGCGAAGTCCCTAGAATATGCTGattttgataaatttgatCGGGTCCGAGTCCCTAAAATCCGGTACGCCGGCTTGCTCCAGTATGATGGTGAATTGAAGCTTCCCACCCATTACTTGGTCTCTCCTCCTGAGATAGACAGAACATCCGGCGAATATCTCGTGCACAACGGTGTAAGAACATTTGCTTGCAG TGAGACTGTCAAGTTTGGTCATGTCACGTTTTTCTGGAATGGGAATCGCTCTGGTTACTTCAATCCTGAAATGGAGGAGTATGTTGAAATTCCAAGTGATGTTGGAATTACATTCAATGTCCAACCAAAGATGAAGGCTGTTGAGATCGCTGAGAAAGCCCGTGATGCCATCCTCAGCCGAAAGTTTGACCAG GTAAGAGTCAATCTACCAAATAGTGACATGGTGGGACACACGGGAGACATTGAGGCAACAATTGTGGCATGCAAGGCTGCTGATGAGGCTGTAAAG ATAATCCTCGATGCGATAGAGCAAGTCGGTGGGATTTATGTTGTCACTGCCGATCACGGAAACGCTGAGGATATGGTGAAGCGGAACAAGTCCGGGCAGCCTCTTCTTGACAAGAGCGGCAACATTCAGATCCTCACTTCCCACACACTTGAACCT GTCCCGATTGCTATTGGTGGCCCTGGGCTCGGCCCCGGTGTTAGATTCCGCAGCGATGTGCCTAACGGCGGCCTTGCAAATGTAGCTGCGACTGTGATGAACCTCCATGGGTTTGAGGCTCCTAGTGATTACGAGCCGACCCTCATTGAAGTGGTTGATAATTAG